One genomic window of Ilyobacter polytropus DSM 2926 includes the following:
- a CDS encoding [FeFe] hydrogenase, group A, producing the protein MDIKLTVNNKETIFDGGISLLENLDNMGIDIPSLCYHKDLGSQDVCGICVIDIDGELVKSCSTKPKEGMVIRTYTDDIEARRKDILEKLMENHSNDCLTCEKAKGDCQLQDACYEYGVENRNSKPVTMYEIDRSSEGMVRDMNKCIKCEKCVAVCKDIQGIGVYDVEVVDGEKEIVLVGGKNLSETKCISCGQCVKVCPVGALVENNTVSELSRELKKREKHFIVQMAPAIKHTIGEEFFIAPGQDVTSMMVGALKKLGFSKVFSTDYSADVTIMEEGTELIQRLTKGKGKTPMFTSCCPGWVNYVEKNHPEFLGNLSSCKSPQQIFGALAKSYYAEESKVPKEDIVVVSIMPCTAKKGEAQRIEMEDHDRVRDVDVVITTREFAKLVKMNNINFAALPNGQEYDSFMGKGSSAGRLFGTSGGVMEAALRTVATILSEEKVGVLEFEEIRGFKNVKETTVEIGENKLKLAVVNGIGSAHSVMEGIKSGRLYYDFVEVMACHGGCISGGGAPIPDNLDVRRQRMEGMHGFDKTSTLRRSHDNPEIKRLYENYLEDPCGHKSHHLLHTTYSDKS; encoded by the coding sequence ATGGATATTAAATTAACTGTAAACAATAAAGAAACGATCTTCGACGGTGGAATAAGTCTATTGGAAAATCTTGATAATATGGGTATAGATATTCCCTCTCTTTGCTATCATAAAGATCTAGGTAGTCAGGATGTTTGTGGAATATGCGTAATAGACATAGACGGAGAACTGGTAAAATCCTGTTCTACAAAACCAAAAGAGGGTATGGTAATAAGAACTTATACAGATGATATAGAGGCAAGGAGAAAAGATATCCTTGAAAAACTTATGGAAAACCATTCAAATGACTGTCTGACATGTGAAAAAGCAAAGGGAGACTGTCAGCTGCAAGATGCCTGTTATGAGTACGGAGTGGAAAACAGAAACTCAAAGCCAGTTACGATGTATGAAATAGACCGATCATCTGAAGGGATGGTAAGGGATATGAACAAGTGCATAAAATGTGAGAAATGTGTGGCTGTATGCAAAGACATTCAGGGTATAGGGGTTTACGATGTAGAGGTAGTCGACGGAGAAAAAGAGATAGTCTTAGTCGGTGGGAAGAACTTATCTGAGACAAAGTGCATAAGCTGTGGTCAGTGTGTAAAGGTCTGCCCAGTGGGAGCCCTTGTTGAAAATAACACTGTTTCTGAATTAAGCAGAGAGCTTAAAAAAAGAGAAAAGCACTTTATTGTGCAGATGGCTCCTGCAATAAAACACACTATAGGGGAGGAGTTTTTTATAGCCCCTGGGCAGGACGTTACTTCTATGATGGTAGGGGCATTAAAAAAACTTGGATTTTCCAAGGTGTTTAGTACAGATTATTCTGCTGATGTAACAATCATGGAAGAGGGAACAGAGCTGATACAGCGTCTTACCAAAGGAAAGGGAAAGACTCCGATGTTTACATCTTGCTGTCCTGGGTGGGTGAATTACGTGGAAAAAAATCATCCGGAATTTCTTGGGAACTTATCTAGTTGTAAGTCTCCCCAGCAGATATTCGGTGCCTTGGCAAAGAGTTATTATGCTGAAGAATCTAAAGTACCAAAGGAGGATATCGTAGTGGTATCTATAATGCCTTGTACTGCTAAAAAAGGTGAGGCTCAAAGAATTGAGATGGAGGATCACGACAGAGTAAGGGATGTAGATGTAGTAATTACAACTAGAGAATTTGCAAAGCTTGTAAAAATGAATAACATAAATTTTGCTGCTTTGCCTAATGGGCAGGAATACGATTCATTTATGGGTAAGGGTTCTAGTGCAGGAAGACTTTTTGGTACTTCTGGAGGAGTAATGGAAGCAGCTCTTAGAACTGTAGCCACTATTTTAAGTGAAGAAAAAGTCGGAGTTCTTGAATTTGAAGAGATAAGAGGCTTCAAGAATGTAAAAGAAACCACCGTAGAGATTGGGGAAAATAAACTTAAGCTAGCCGTTGTAAACGGGATTGGATCTGCACATTCGGTGATGGAGGGCATAAAATCCGGCAGGCTTTATTATGATTTTGTAGAAGTAATGGCCTGTCACGGTGGATGTATAAGCGGTGGAGGGGCACCTATCCCTGACAATTTGGATGTGAGAAGACAAAGAATGGAAGGTATGCACGGTTTTGACAAAACAAGTACTTTGAGAAGGTCCCATGATAATCCGGAAATAAAGAGGCTTTATGAAAACTACTTGGAAGATCCATGTGGCCATAAAAGCCACCACCTATTGCATACCACATACAGCGACAAAAGTTAA
- a CDS encoding molybdenum cofactor guanylyltransferase, with the protein MSRYKKTAVILAGGEGSRMGHIDKAFLKYNGKTFIQCILEKVDGYEEILIVSNSPEKYKDHKIKVVEDRVKGIGPLGGIYTGLINSSYDEVLILSCDTPFQNRNFLKYLGEMSGDYKVALPVHREGREPLTALYKKSLIGDIEKLIESKMHKIAFLYDNNPVKKVDIDKLPENIDIKNGFRNINTIEELREVGGEKE; encoded by the coding sequence ATGTCAAGATACAAAAAAACTGCTGTAATCCTTGCCGGTGGAGAAGGCAGCAGGATGGGACATATAGATAAAGCATTTTTAAAATATAATGGAAAAACTTTTATTCAGTGTATACTGGAAAAGGTGGACGGGTATGAGGAAATACTCATAGTATCTAACAGCCCTGAAAAGTATAAAGATCACAAGATAAAAGTGGTAGAAGACAGAGTAAAGGGAATAGGCCCCCTTGGAGGCATATATACCGGACTCATAAACAGCTCTTATGACGAGGTACTAATTCTCTCCTGTGACACGCCATTTCAAAACAGAAATTTTTTGAAGTACCTGGGAGAGATGTCAGGAGATTATAAAGTAGCTTTGCCAGTACACAGAGAGGGAAGAGAACCATTGACGGCGCTTTATAAAAAATCTCTTATTGGTGATATAGAAAAACTTATAGAATCAAAGATGCACAAAATCGCTTTTCTTTATGATAATAATCCTGTAAAAAAAGTGGATATAGATAAACTGCCTGAAAACATAGATATAAAAAATGGATTTAGAAATATAAATACCATAGAGGAGCTAAGAGAGGTGGGGGGAGAGAAAGAATGA
- the fdhD gene encoding formate dehydrogenase accessory sulfurtransferase FdhD, whose product MRKSNVFTEEAVELFVNGKKMITFMCTPENLDEMALGYLYSRGIIECVDEFMGAAPCSSGKRIFAIVSKKLKDEVYSIKNIVMSGCGSGELPKELDFYKRDIRSGYRVEMGNIKETFGEMLESARLHQTTGGTHSAAIKDNEGRVIVREDIGRHNAVDKVIGAALLEGMNLERSTVVITGRVSSDMVVKAAGAGVPVVASMRITSNMAIEIANKYKVNLIGRIGSNEPLIYNEVEGTYIER is encoded by the coding sequence ATGAGAAAGTCAAATGTTTTTACTGAAGAAGCTGTGGAACTATTTGTAAACGGTAAAAAAATGATAACATTTATGTGCACCCCTGAAAACCTTGATGAGATGGCTCTGGGATATCTTTATTCTAGGGGTATAATAGAATGTGTAGATGAGTTTATGGGCGCGGCTCCTTGTAGCAGCGGTAAAAGAATATTTGCCATTGTGAGCAAAAAATTAAAAGATGAAGTATACAGCATTAAAAATATAGTTATGAGCGGATGCGGAAGCGGTGAACTTCCTAAGGAATTGGATTTTTATAAAAGAGATATAAGATCAGGATACAGAGTGGAAATGGGGAATATAAAGGAAACCTTTGGGGAGATGCTTGAATCCGCTAGACTTCACCAGACTACTGGGGGAACCCATTCAGCTGCGATAAAAGATAATGAAGGAAGGGTCATTGTAAGGGAGGATATAGGAAGGCACAATGCAGTGGATAAGGTTATAGGGGCTGCTCTTCTTGAGGGTATGAACCTAGAAAGGTCAACTGTAGTAATAACAGGAAGGGTGTCTTCAGACATGGTAGTAAAGGCAGCAGGTGCAGGAGTTCCTGTGGTGGCTTCTATGAGAATAACCAGTAATATGGCAATAGAGATAGCAAACAAATATAAGGTAAATCTTATAGGTAGAATAGGTAGTAATGAACCACTTATTTATAATGAAGTAGAGGGAACCTATATAGAAAGATAA
- the sppA gene encoding signal peptide peptidase SppA codes for MIVFRWFKNALLFIMKEIASFLIKIVMVMVILIILLTVFVPKTPVEKAPIRKNTYIELDLSNPVGERGSLSIFTIEGEKVNFYNMLNYLDKGKNDQRIDGLILKVDSVALNRAQVEELGRKIKEYREVGKKVYAFSRGFQNRNYSLAVNADEIIMPPSRGAGSNISGYFMELPYMKRLSDKIGIKYDVIHVGDYKSYGENYVREEMSPEFRENITRLLDRIYYNFVQDVSVSRNIDERTLSRKILNGDFVLADAFKMKEEKLVDSLMYYHEFLKERKIANITTLGKYARSVVGHQSSGKKIAVIYGDGEILYSNSGRGAQQSITPDTIISELNMAVRDKNVVGIVLRIDSPGGSALASEVINAKIRSIEKPVYVSMGGTSASGGYYISASGDRIFAERDTITGSIGVVSLVPDVSELAGKLGIKIESVQKGKLSGIYSITDGMTKGERERIYESSSKIYSEFKERVSSGRNIPMSQMESLAGGRVWLGEEALEKGLVDGIGGLQDTIKIMAKDLQLSEYNVVEIRRENPFEKLFMNYKYLENFYNKFNSLLNMEFNKEKDMTESELIIKPVTYLPYRI; via the coding sequence ATGATTGTGTTTAGATGGTTTAAAAACGCCCTTCTATTTATAATGAAAGAGATAGCCTCTTTTCTTATAAAGATAGTGATGGTTATGGTGATATTAATAATTTTACTAACGGTCTTTGTTCCAAAAACTCCGGTGGAAAAAGCTCCAATAAGGAAAAATACATATATTGAGTTAGATTTATCAAACCCTGTGGGAGAAAGGGGAAGCCTTTCTATATTTACAATAGAGGGTGAAAAAGTCAATTTTTATAACATGCTGAATTATCTTGATAAAGGGAAAAATGATCAAAGGATAGATGGACTTATTTTAAAAGTTGATAGTGTGGCATTAAACAGAGCCCAGGTAGAGGAACTTGGAAGAAAAATCAAAGAGTACAGGGAAGTAGGTAAAAAAGTATATGCATTTTCTAGAGGGTTTCAAAACAGAAATTATTCTCTAGCAGTGAATGCAGATGAGATAATTATGCCTCCTAGCAGGGGGGCAGGGTCAAATATATCGGGATACTTTATGGAGCTTCCATATATGAAAAGGCTCAGTGATAAAATAGGAATAAAATATGATGTTATACATGTTGGGGATTATAAATCTTACGGTGAAAACTATGTGAGAGAAGAGATGTCACCTGAGTTCAGAGAGAATATCACCAGACTGTTAGACAGAATATATTATAATTTTGTCCAGGATGTATCTGTTTCTAGAAATATAGATGAAAGAACACTGAGTAGAAAAATACTTAATGGAGATTTCGTTTTGGCAGATGCTTTTAAAATGAAGGAGGAGAAACTTGTAGATTCTCTAATGTATTACCATGAATTTTTAAAAGAGAGAAAGATAGCAAATATAACAACTCTGGGAAAATATGCCAGAAGTGTAGTTGGACATCAGAGTTCAGGGAAAAAAATAGCGGTAATTTACGGTGATGGAGAAATATTATATTCAAACAGCGGAAGAGGAGCACAACAATCAATAACTCCAGATACAATTATATCTGAGCTAAATATGGCAGTTAGAGATAAAAATGTGGTGGGAATAGTTCTAAGAATTGATTCTCCAGGAGGGTCTGCTCTGGCATCTGAAGTTATAAATGCTAAAATAAGAAGTATAGAAAAACCTGTCTATGTGTCTATGGGTGGAACTTCAGCTTCAGGAGGGTATTATATATCGGCTTCAGGAGATAGAATTTTTGCAGAAAGGGATACCATAACAGGATCTATAGGGGTAGTAAGCCTAGTACCTGATGTAAGTGAGCTGGCTGGAAAATTGGGAATCAAAATTGAGTCTGTACAAAAAGGAAAATTATCCGGAATTTACTCTATAACTGACGGAATGACAAAGGGAGAAAGGGAAAGAATCTATGAATCTAGCTCTAAAATTTATTCTGAATTTAAAGAAAGAGTGAGTTCAGGAAGGAATATTCCAATGAGTCAGATGGAATCTCTGGCAGGAGGAAGAGTATGGCTAGGTGAGGAGGCTCTGGAAAAAGGTCTTGTAGATGGTATAGGGGGGCTCCAGGATACTATAAAGATTATGGCCAAGGACCTTCAGCTGTCTGAATACAATGTGGTAGAGATAAGAAGAGAAAATCCTTTTGAAAAATTATTTATGAATTACAAATATTTAGAAAATTTTTATAATAAATTCAACAGTCTTCTCAATATGGAATTTAATAAAGAAAAAGATATGACAGAGAGTGAACTTATTATTAAACCGGTGACTTATTTACCATATAGGA